The region CGTGCAGAAAGTATTGACACCCCGGATATCTGACCCTGTAAACTGCTTTAAAATCAATCATGATCAACATAATTTGGCTTTCTGGACCAAAAATCCCCCTTTAATCAGGTCTATcgcaataatcaataatcaattaatcgcactCTAAGTTAGAAAGAGCTCAATaatttttctaccaaaaactggacgatagttttcagtctggtctttttttttattataattttgttgACAAACACTTTATACTTCATGATacttattgtttctgttttgttcatttatttttggatatttaaaatattgattagtatttaaagttgattgatctttGACAATCTGTTCTCGTTTATCCGTTACATCATtttgtctcaaaacaaaaatactttctttgaTACTTTATCAACCAGCACATTTTGTAATTCTGACAGGCAAAGTTTGAATTTCTGCTAAATAACTTCAGTTTAAACAGTTGTAATAAAGCCAAAAGTCCCATAATGCATCAGTTGGGAGGTTTCTGCTTGGACAAACCCAGATGTTTATCACAGCTGGTTTAATGATCCAAAATAACTTGATATGCATCAGATTCACCAAACTACTGGCAGGAGATTTAtcacatattaaaacaaatcctGCTTTGAGTCTAAAGGAAAACTTTCTGAAACGTTCTGAAGATTCTCGTCAAGCTAAGCTAAGTTTTGGTCAGGAGAAGACTTACCTTGATCTCTGTGCTTTCTGCCACCAAGCTGAGGGTCACGATGGTGCCGAGGCAGAGACTGATGATCCCAACTCGGTCCGGGATGACCAGAGGATGGTCCTTCAGGACATGGTAGGCGTTCTGCACAAGCAAAcggatctgattggctgttttcaGCCAAAGAACTTTCAGAATCAAGTTCTTCGgatggaaaaggaaaacatttctttgttttttggatttAATGAGTCTTAGggcaaaataaagtttaaaacagtCCCAATTTCACACAGCCATGACTCAGATAATCAAACAAATGgacagtgaagaagaaaaactgttccAGACTTTGTGGTATAAAGTGTTTGTAGTCATTGGTAATGAGAATATTTCCCAAAAAAGTCCTGAGGAGATTGGGCGTTACTTTTTTATGGCACCAAGCTACAGAAACAGCCAAACGCTCTGCGACCAGGAATAAGAAAAAGCATCGCAGAAgaacttaaatgtaaaaaaggaaGAATTTAAAGTCATGAAACGACCACTTGAAGTGATTTACTGATTCTGAAAATAgatgaagtaaaagaaaagttaGACAAACCTCAAAGTATTCAAAGCTCATATCTGTTGACTTCATCTGGCCCGTTTTGAAATACTCCAGGGCCAGACAGACGTAACCGCGCGAGGCCAGCAGGGCGGAGCGATACTCCAGCAGCCCTCCTCCGCCTCCCCACAGGTCCAGAATCCCAGGGAACGGTCCTGGACCTGCAGGAGCAACAACTTCACAGTGAACAGCCGTATCTCCAATgacagctggaaaacaaaggCTAATGAAGgttttttcacaatttatcaataataataataataataataaagaaaaggatTTGACAACCAGCTGACTTAATGTGAGTTACaaccacattttatttccctttggaatcaataaagtatttatcAGTTGAATTGAATTTAACCAAAACGTTCTGGAGCTCAGCTttggttgctaagtaacgggcggaactcaacttgggttgctaggtaacggtcaGTGCCTGCTGTCTGTGACATTACTGTTGGGagttaaattagaaaattttaACTGGAGCAGAATATTGTTGGATATGTGGAGAACCAGGAGTTTCTCACATAAACAATATGCAATGTGTCCAGGTTATTAGCATCTCTGTGCTAATGATGCTACATTGTAAAGGTTTGATAATAGTGTGCAGCAGCTTCAGAGTACAACTGAAGGACAATTACAAGCATTaggcagacaaaaataaattaccactaattttttaaaatatattctgtaagaagaaaattttaaaaatattttaaactcatTATAAAGTGAAatagaataattttgtttttcagcattgtgtgttttttttaaattgtgtatggaaaggttaaaaatgactgaaataaataaataaaattgtccagCACTGCAGTTTTACCTGGGGGTATAAAGAGACCCCCTCGTAATCCTCCATCAGTGATTTCGATCCTCTGGATGCCTGGGCCCATGTACCACCTCTccgttaccatggaaaccagaggGCTGCTGTCCCTGAAGTCCTCATGTCCATTGTACAGGGAGATGGTGATCAGCATGGGGGTGGTGACGTCCTTCTTCCTCAACCTGACCAGGGAAGAGTGGAGCAGAATCAGCTGCTGGTTAATTACAAAGTTACATTCATGTTTCCTGACTGATGCCAGCGCATTTATCTGTGAACAAAGAATGATTTGTCATGTATGATGTAATTCTCACACACTCTTGCTGAAAAAGTGCTCTGTGATGCCCCCACAATGGTGATACAACAACATGGGAGGGTTTTCCTGCAAGTATCAGGAACTGATTTAAAGTGAACCTGAgataataaatttacatttttagacttccatttgggtttctactgcttctaaaaacaacactgaggacttttaaaaaaaaaaattacttaatattttttggtgtttggaaaatgagcctTTTCAAAAATGTCGTGTTCATTCCATGGACactgccccgttacctagcaaccccagcagagttccaacAGCTATTGTAtgagctgtacaatggctgctggaaaagacaagtgttttgttgttaactcactattcagaaaccacttgctgaattgttgctggttgtgcaggaggctccacttctgcttttcaattgTATATTTGTATAATTGTACGTCTTTTCATAGCCATTTTCACGTGAGTATTAACGATTATTAGACGTTGATTAACAGCagcttatttaaatttaaagtgacagaggccctaaaaTAGCTTAAcagactaaaatgtgattttctaaGAATGAATctgtataaaaaatgtaataaacacattttgtataGACCACTGACACATcttaacctgttcaaggaagcataatacgTCATCTTTACTGATTATCTGATTGAACTAATCAAAATTTCAATTGAAACGCTGAAAACAAATGAGACGTTGTCTTCAATAGCGCACAAGAAATCCTTCTTTTCTGCAAACATGACGTCAAAAGactaagaaacaaaaatctttcaaTTACTTTAGAATAACTTGACTGGTTTTGGAACCATTTTGATAAAACTCTGCTTAATTTGAATTTCCGGTAACGGAGTAATATTCAGACGTTTACAGAGTTGAAAATGTCTTACCTGAGTCCGGTGCGGCTGCCTGGAACTGGACGCATGCTCCAAATCAAACCCATGGGCTCCATCCCAGAGTACGTTCCTCCAAAACTCAGATCCTCCGAAACTAAACGGAGACGGAAAAACCGAATGAAGCTGAACGCATCGATATCCAGAGACTGCATTGGTGCCTCAGTCAGGTGACTGATGAGACATTTTAGAGAGAACATCTTCTTTTACTGGGATAAAATCAGTTCAGAGCTTAAATAAttcctaaaatatttagatttacttttatatgtatagtaaaaaatgatttattttatactgCTTAGGATATGCATATAACCCTAAGCAGTAACTTATGCTTTTCCAGGAAAATTTACAAGgtgataaatattttagtccttttacttttacattttatagcacaatacaGTAACTCTGTTACCTTCGGATCTAGGTCCCCCCGGGTGTAACATgaagtaaagctaaaaaaaagtcaattttacaaaacactgaCCCTTTGACCTTTCTGTTTAGCAAAGAGCCAAAGAAATGGAGCAGAAAGGTGAGTATGTGTTAGTCCTGCATGGCAGAATCTCCTCGGACTGATTCGACGGAGACCAGAACCGACCAGAACCGACCTGACACTCTCCCGCTGTGGTCGCTGAAGTAGTGGCCGTACGCCTCCCAGTCGTCCCCGTCCTCAGAGTGGTGCAGCGAGCGCAGCGTGAACGGCGACACCGGGGGCAGATTCTCCACCAGGACCTCGAACGCCTCGTCCACCAGCGCCCGCGAGGGCCGGATGGAGAGAATCGGAGGAGGAGAGCTCAGAGACATGGCCGCCGATCAGCTGTGGAGAGAAACACGGAGCGCCGCCGCGTTTAAATAACCGACTCAAAGTCCAGCGTGTTTATTATCCTGAGATACAACCAGCAATAAAACGACCAGAGTTTTCACTCCAAGAGCGATCGCACTGCGTTTCCTTTAAATGCACTGAGTGAGATCAGGGTTGCACTGACAAGAGGCAATAAAAATTAACTGATGCAACATTTTTCCTgctgtaaaagttttatttgatttttttattgtgagattcgggttttatttgattataaaaacatctgaagtgaccttgaacttttaaaatgaccCCCTGTTGAACTCGAAGCGTAGAGATAACCGGATGATGACAGGCCAGCAACCTCTGATCAATTCAACTTAAGGTGGACATTTTCCACcttaaagacattttcacaCCTTTACATAAAATGATCCCGACAACGTTTGACAGGAACTAAAGTCCAAACCTAATCTTTGCAGAAATCTGTGAACAGTGAGATAAAGCAGACAGTGTCAAGGTTCATCTGGATGAATAAACATGAGATTTGGTGCTGAATTCTGCTATTTAAAAAGTTCTTTCTAGTTGGTTagacagcagaaaacaaactttattcatCTCAGAATTAAACTCAGaaagtttgagattaatctcagagaTTATCTAGGATCAACTTTCAAGTTTCTCAGTgtcaaaagtctaaaatttacaaattttcaACCTTGgaaatttttctagaaaatttctaagattaatataaaacattctgAGATGTTTTGGTAGAACATTGTTTCCAGTTGTTGGAAAAGtaggaaacaaacaaattttctagaaaaagaacttgaaaatgtctgaacttGACGGGtcaaaatttgctagaaaatattttttaattaatctcagagattttcttttgaattaacttggaaattcaaaagtttcaaacttaaattttcttgtttttttctagaaaatctctgagattaatctctaaATGTATGAGTTTTGGtggaagtttatttttctatcactGTCGTAGTAAAATACATCGAAGCAAAAATACTTCGATGTATTTTACATTGAAATAGAGGAGAGCTGAAGTTCTGCCTTCTGGCCGCTAGAGGGAGGCACTTTAATTCTTCATAGAGTGTTGAGGGTTTTTAAACTACATCTTTTAAAcctttgtcattttttacaGTAGATGTTAAACTTCTCATATTAAATTAATCATCTTTACTGCGGTTACAACACTGTGATCTCTGAATCACTCTTCAATAATCACGGTGTTACCCTGCTGCAAacaatctgttgttttgtttttaatctctgtCATGCAGCTGCATTATCCATCATCTGAAGCCGTTACATCATCCGTCTCTCTTGTGTTTCTGATCATTCAGGGTGTTCATTTGAACCTCCCTCAGCCTCGCTCATGGAAAACCTGCTGCAGTGATCAGTGACTTTTGTTTGGTcgtttttaataaacaattcaTTCCATCATGTGGATGTGGAAGATTTTGATCAACAGAATCAGTCTTTctataaagaaactgaaagtttGCAGCTTTAACACGAGTTTTCTCTTTACTCTAAGgttaaattcagtgtttttaattgtttttaaacatttatcttctTCGCACCAAGTCTGAAAGACACTGagaaattgtttgaaaatatgTGACTTTATTCAATTAAATCTCTGTCATTTCTGCCATGTAACCATGGAAACTGAAGCGAATCAAGGCCAGTCCGCGTTTTACAAACATGGAAATCCatcaaagaaatgaaacaataagAGAACCTGAATGAAAGAAGAGTTAACAGAGCGAAGGAACCAACCCCAACGGGAGCGTTTTAAActccatttaaaaatacagtgaTTGTAAAAAGAcagtaaacattttatgcatCAGAATTGATTTTGGAGaaataacttaaaaactttACGGACTAAAAGGTTACTCTGAATCCATCTGAACTCCAGGAACAGATCTCGCTTTGGTGTTTCCACGTATTCTAGTGGATTCTGGGCTTTCTGATGATGTCAAacgtagaaatatttttttaaaatgaactaaatatgTCCATTTGAATGTTGGGACTCTGCAAACCAGATTGGtgagaaaacagaacaactgTCTCCAAACCTGATTAGCATTTATATTACTTTGCAAAAGTGAGCTTTTGGCTTATTTAGTTACaaatttatagattttaatacgttttcaacttttcaactgATGGTTCTCAAATATGTTAAACCTTTAGATATTTCAAACTTGATAAGCTCATCATATCTGTAGTTATtccacaaatgtaaaaaaaaatacaactttgcaattgctgtgtttccatta is a window of Gambusia affinis linkage group LG23, SWU_Gaff_1.0, whole genome shotgun sequence DNA encoding:
- the LOC122826424 gene encoding acyl-coenzyme A thioesterase 1-like; amino-acid sequence: MSLSSPPPILSIRPSRALVDEAFEVLVENLPPVSPFTLRSLHHSEDGDDWEAYGHYFSDHSGRVSVSEDLSFGGTYSGMEPMGLIWSMRPVPGSRTGLRLRKKDVTTPMLITISLYNGHEDFRDSSPLVSMVTERWYMGPGIQRIEITDGGLRGGLFIPPGPGPFPGILDLWGGGGGLLEYRSALLASRGYVCLALEYFKTGQMKSTDMSFEYFENAYHVLKDHPLVIPDRVGIISLCLGTIVTLSLVAESTEIKPCCVVCISNVISKSPGKTLSGFHRSIPSEFNKIRVDENNHQIWRDVGLALLKEPSMKVDVAKINCPLLLVNGCDDQNWCAVETADDISKTMNAAGKGHLLTRLDYPETGHLIEPPFSPHCRAGNFMLYSSNQKVIQCYGGKTKPHSDAQDDSWRKILCFLRHHLYCSQKAKM